CAAGCCGCGCAGCAAACGCGCCTTTGACGATATCCGCTGGTATCTGCTGCATGAGGGCGTCACGCTCCTGATCGATAAAAACCGGTGGATGGTCAAGTTTCCCACCACGTGCACGGCGCTGAACGAAGACAACATCTGCACCATCTACGAAAATCGCCCCGTCACCTGCCGGGAATACAAGACCGACAACTGCGATTATTACACGGAATACGAGGGATGGGAGACGGATTTCGTCGAAATCGAAACCCCGGAAGAATTCGACAAGTATTTAAAAACCAAAAAGAAAAAAACAGCCTCCCCCAAAAAAAATTCCAAAAAGTAATAACGCCGTTTCATGGCGCTTTTCGGAAAGCGTTTCCCGCGCCATTCTATACGGCATGAAAACGTTCGCTTTCTGGGAAATCCTCGCCGTGGCGGCGGCGCTGGGCAGCGACGCCTTCAGCGTCTGTCTCGTCGTCGGCTCCAACAAGCGCTTTAAAGGCCAGGCCTTCCGCCTGGGTTTTCATTTTGCTCTGTTCCAATCCATGATGACGATTATCGGCTGGTACGCGGGGCGCCCCTTCGTCCATTGGGCGCAAAGCTGGGATCATTGGCTGGCGTCGGGCATCGTATTCGTCATAGCGATACATATGCTTTACGAAGCCATCTGGCCGGGCGAGAAGAAAACGGAAATCGACCGCTCGCGAGGGTGGTTTCTGGTAACGCTGTCGCTGGCCACCAGCATCGACGCCCTGGCGATGGGACTCGCATTCAGCGTGCTGAACGTCTCGCCTTGGCGCCCCAGCCTCATCATCGGCCTAGTGGCGGGCGCCATGTCGCTGACAGGCCTCTATATGGGGCGCACCTTGCGCGCCTCCATCGGCCAATCCGTAGAAATCGCCGGAGGCATTTTCCTGCTGCTGATCGCGGGGAAGTTGTTTACGATTTAACGTATGCTGTAGTAGTATTCCTCTTCTTCAAAATAAATTCTTTCAGGTTGTTCTTCCATTCTTGGAACAATAAATTCTTTATCGACAAGAGCATAGGTCCCGATCTTCGTAAGTTTAACAAAATCAATGAGTTTCTCTCCACCGTTCTTTTTCGTTTTCGAGATTTTCT
This genomic window from Candidatus Omnitrophota bacterium contains:
- a CDS encoding manganese efflux pump MntP family protein; the protein is MKTFAFWEILAVAAALGSDAFSVCLVVGSNKRFKGQAFRLGFHFALFQSMMTIIGWYAGRPFVHWAQSWDHWLASGIVFVIAIHMLYEAIWPGEKKTEIDRSRGWFLVTLSLATSIDALAMGLAFSVLNVSPWRPSLIIGLVAGAMSLTGLYMGRTLRASIGQSVEIAGGIFLLLIAGKLFTI
- a CDS encoding YkgJ family cysteine cluster protein, translated to MFPILPESLCERCLAICCKYITVEIDKPRSKRAFDDIRWYLLHEGVTLLIDKNRWMVKFPTTCTALNEDNICTIYENRPVTCREYKTDNCDYYTEYEGWETDFVEIETPEEFDKYLKTKKKKTASPKKNSKK